The DNA region GTACGGGACAACGTCTCCCGACTTATACCGACTTGTATTACAAAGGCCCTTCCAATATTGGCAATCCAGACTTAACTCCTGAAAAAGCAGATTATGCAGAAGGTGGACTAAAATATTTTCTTAAGAATTTCAATGTTACTGCAAGTTATTTTTATCGTAGAATTAATGATTTTATTGATTGGACAAAAACAGATATTAATTCTGCTTGGCAACCTAATAATTTCCAAAGAATTAATACACAAGGTTTCACTCTTGCGGCCAACTACAAATGGAGTCATCCAAAAAATACAGCCTTTAAAACTATAGAAATCCATGCTTCATATACCAATCTACAACCCAAAATAGACAAACCAGCAGCAGACAACAATGTAATATCCTTATACACGATTAGCAATCTTCGTAACCAAGTTGTAGGAACGATTAGTAGCGAAATTATCCAAGGACTACAATGGAGTGTAAGTACGAGATATTTGGAAAGAATTAGCTACAAAAAGTATTTCCTACTCGACAGTAAAATCCAATATAGTTGGAAAAATAAAATCCAAATATTTGTAGATGCTACGAATATTACCAATGTGACTTATGTTGAGGCAGCGGCAGCACCACTTCCTGGCAGATGGTATAATACAGGAATTCAATTTCAATTATAGAAATCAGAAAACATAGCTTTAAATTTGAAGTAAAATTGAAAACGATGTTTGATTTTACAGATAGTTTAAAAGCGCATTTTCCCTACGTAGAAAAAGAGGAATTGGAGATTATTCAATCCCTCTTTTCGTTTGAAAAATATGCAAAAAACTCCTTCTATCTGAAAGAAAAGAGGCGATGCGAGAAACTTAGTTTTATCCAAACTGGCCTCATCAGAATATTTAAACAAACAGACAACAAAGAAATAACGCAATGGATCTGTACTGAAGGACATCTCGTTTCCGAAATTGGCAGTTTTTTGTTTGACTACGATTCTCGTTGGTCTTTTCAATTTCTCACAGATTCCGAATTATTTACAATTCAAAAAACAGACTATAATAGATTAATCGAAAAAATTCCAAGATGGCATTTCATTGAAAAACAATTATTAGCGCAATGTTTCCTTACTATGGAAAATAGAATATTTAAACAATTGGCACTATCGGCGGAGGAGCGTTATCAAGATTTTTTTCAAGATAATAGTGAATTATTTAATCAAGTTCCATTACAATATCTTGCATCTATGCTTGGCATGACTCCCGAAACATTTAGCCGAATTAGAAAAAAATCTCTACACTAAATTCTTGATTTTTATCAATCCAATCAATGCAAGTTCCTTAGAACTTTGCATATGAAATAAATATGCAAATCATGGCAAAGAAAGAGATATACACAGAAATCAAAATATATGCAACTCCAGAAAAAATTTGGAATATCTTAACCGACTTCTCAAACTATCATAGCTGGAATCCATTTATAGATCAGATTAGCGGCGAAATTTTAGAGGAGAAGAAAATACAAGTAAAAATAAATCCAGTTGGCGGTAACCCAATGCAATTCAAACCGACACTCCAACACATCGAAATAAATCATAAATTGAGTTGGCTCGGAATATTTTTATTCAAAGGTTTGTTTGACGGATTGCATCAATTTGAAATAATAGATAATAACGACAGTTCAATTCAATTTATACAAAAAGAAAACTTTAGTGGTTTATTGGTTTCATTATTCAACCTTGACAAAACTCGGCTAGGTTTTGAGGCAATGAACCAAGCACTCAAACAAAAAGCTGAACTATAAAAAAAGCTACTTTTGAGTAGCTTTTTTTATAGTTTAATTTCCCGTTTTAAGTAATCTTGTTTTCAGATTATTCTCAGCTTCTAACAATTGTGTTTCCACGGCACGGCGTTTTTCACGCCCTTCTTGCTGTATCCTCAAGACTTCATCAATGGTAGAAATAATATTATTATTGGCAGTTGTGATTGTTTCAATATCAACAATACCGCGTTCTGTTTCTTTAGCTACATCGATAGTAGTTTGTTTGAGTATCTCGCTATTTTTACGCAAAAGTTCATTCGTTGCATCCGTAACAGCTTTTTGTGCAGCAAGGGCTTGTTGCGAATGTGCAATTCCTAATGTCAAAACCATTTGATTTTTCCATAGTGGTAAAGTATTGACAATACTTGATTGGATTTTTTCCATCAAAGCAGAACTATTACTTTGTACCAATCTAATTTGCGGAGCGGTTTGCAGAATGACCATTCTAGTTAATTTTAGATCGTGCAATTTTTTATCAAATCTTTCCAATTGCTGTTGCAAATCTTTATATTCTTGGATTTTAGCTTGATCATTGGACGCTTCTGCTTCAGCTTTGATAGCAGGCAGCATTTCATTGTTTGCTTCTAACAATTTTTGATCTCCCGCTTCTATATACAAGGATAAGTCTTTGAAATATTGCTGATTTTGGACAAATAATTTATCCAAAACATTAATATCTTTCATCAAGCCTTGATAGTGCTGCTCCAATTTCAATTCAATCTGATGAATATTTTTTTCAACAGATGCATATTGATCTTTTAGTCTGCGTATTTTTTTCCCAATATTATCAAAAAATGGAAAAATGCTTTTTTTATTCGCTTCTTCATCAAAATTTTTGACATTATTTTTCAAGTCCAACAAAATATCTTGCGCAGATCCGAGATCTTGTGTTTTTACTTGGCGTAAAATCTCATCAGAGAATGCACTCACCTTATTCTGACTACTCAATCCGTATTGAATAATTCCCGTCGTATTACTGAAATCAATCGACTTTTTATAGTCTTCAATTTTCTTTTGTTCTTCTTGTGTAAAAACGGGTTTTTCATTACCATTTTCTTCTGGCGTATTGATAAGTGATAAATCTTGAAAAGCCATAGTTTTTATTTTAAATTATTTTAATAAATTTCTATTTTTTAGTTGTTGGATATATACTTCGCGCTCGGCGGAAACTTCCAAAATCGATGCATCATATAGATTCGTTACCTCATTTTCAATAGCGACAACTGCCTGATCCAATGTTTTTTCAATTTCTAATTTTGAGTTGGCGACTTTGACATTATTCAGATTAGAAGTTTGAATACTTTTATATTGTCCTAGCATATTCAAAACTGTTTGATGACGCACTGTCATTAACTCCGCTTTTTGTTCGTCTTTTTCAATGATAGCTTTGAAGCAGTTGAATATTTTATCAATATTATTTTGAACATTGCGATTTTGAATCGCATTGCGATATTGCAATAATTGGGATACATACTCCTGCGGAGAATTGACTATTTGTGGTTTCCATACAATCAGCGAGCTTGGACGCGTCACCCAGTCCAAGACCAATTCCTCTTTTAATTCCAATCTTTTTAAGTAAGATTTGGTTTGACTTAAAAGCACAATATTTCCAATCAAATAACAAGCTAAATAGGAAATAAATGTCGCCAAACTGGCAAATAAAAGCGTAAGATCAAAATGCTGTGTTTTCCTCAAAAACAAAGCCATAATCCCCACTTCCACTCCTAAGAAAATGAAACCAAGCGCCACCCACGAGCGCACTTTTGCACGATATCCTTGATCAATCATTGCAATAGGGAACAAATGAATAGGCATCGGAACGAATGCAACAATGGACAAAATCGGCCAAATCATCCTTTTCACTTCCCAACCATAACTTTTTTTAGTCATCCAACCCATAATCAAATTTAATTGTATTATGCGAAAGGAGAACAAAATCTTCCATTAATGGCAAATAACTAACACAAATGGTAATTGTATTATTATGTTTAAGAAATTCTTTTAATCAAAATGATTGAAAAATCTTTTTGATTTTTTGGCCTAGTCATTAATAAATTTTACAATATCAGTAACCAACAATTCAGAAATTGGTAAATCTGGATTATTGTATGTCGCTATATTAGCTTGTCGCTCTCTATCAACAATAGTTTTCATTATATGATTCACATTTTTTAAAATAATCAATTGGCTTTTGGAATTGGCAGCATGCAAGTTTTCCGCATCTTTTACGCCAATTTGAATGTCATTATCTCCTTGAAGAATTAATATTGGGATATTCAATTTTTTAATTTCAAATTGAGGATCATATTTAAACCAAGAAATCATATAAGGTTGGACACTTGGGCGAAAAAGGGTATTTAAACTTTCTGGAATATTTGATACTAGCTTTCCATGTTTTAACGAATCAATAATAGGAAAGCTGTTTTTTTGAACAATCAGAGGTTGACTCGATAGTTGGTTTTTTAAAATTTCATCTGCTGATTCTCCTGCGCCCGCCATGGAAATAAACATATTAGCATTTCCAATTTTTGCTGCAATCATTCCGATTAACGAGCCTTCACTATGTCCAAATACTATGACTTTGGAATATTTATTTTTTGAGTTAAGTAGTTTTATCCACTTAACAGCATCATCAATGTAATTATTAAATCTCACATCTTCCTCCTTCGTACCAGATGCGATACTCGCTCCGACCCCACGTTTATCATATCTTACAGAAGCGATATTATGATTAGCTAAAGAGTCAGCTAAATATTTTAATGAATTATTACTCATAAAAGGATTATTACCATTTCGATCGGTAGGTCCTGATCCTGCAATTATTAAAACTATAGGAATTTTATGTGCCATTTTTTCTGGCTCAGTTAATGTACCAAATATATTACCCGTTGTAGTATTTAACTCAATATCAGATTCTTTCATTTGACTATACAAGTTTGAATTAAAGATTAATACGATTAAAAGAAGGAACCATTTTCTAGACATAATTTATAGTTTTATTTGAAGTAAAGTGTAAAATTGTATACTAAAAAAGTAATTGATAAATAATGGGAATTTTAGTTAATATTTCACCTAGAACAATGATCAAAATAAAAGATAACTTTAGTTTCGTTCCTGTAAGATTAAAACAGACTTTGTATGCATTGTATAGTAATATAATATGCAGAATTGTACCAACTATAGAAATCAAAGCAAGCATTAATATTTTGCCGAAGTCAATATTTAACAAATTGGACGGTGTGACATTTGTAGGAATTAGATTTGGGAAAATGAATGCCATCAGAGGTGCAATAACTAAAGGAATTCTTGCAAAAATAGTAGTGCCCAATAAATCAATTGCCCTTGGCCAACGACCGGCACCACAGAATAAAAATCCTAAACAGAAGAATATACACGTTAGTAACCAACCTATAATTTGATCGAGTAAAAATCTCGTAAAAGGAAAATAAATTGGTTTAGAAAAATGTATATCAATCAATCCATCAAATCTGCAGAAACTAAAATAGCTCAAAAGTGTAGTTATTGCAAGAAATAAAATACCAATAATTAAAGTTTTTGCTCCTGCCAGATAGTAAAAAGGTGTTAGAATTTTATTCTGAGTCATTTCTCCAGTTTTTTAATAATATTATCTAAATAGTTTCGCACAGTTGGATAGCTTAACTGCATTTTCTCCGCCATAATTTTAATATTCCCACTATTGATCACAAAATCTAATACAAATTGGCTTTCTTCAGGAGTCAATTGCAATAATGGTGGCAATGGATATTGACCCGTTACGGTGGTTCCACAGGAATTACAATTGAGAGTCTGCACTATGAGTTGATCGCCGCAACTTGGGCATATTTTCGGTATCATATTTTAATAAAGTTAAAAACAAATTTAATTTTATTAAAATATTTTTTAAATAAA from Rhizosphaericola mali includes:
- a CDS encoding DUF2089 family protein — translated: MIPKICPSCGDQLIVQTLNCNSCGTTVTGQYPLPPLLQLTPEESQFVLDFVINSGNIKIMAEKMQLSYPTVRNYLDNIIKKLEK
- a CDS encoding SRPBCC domain-containing protein, with the translated sequence MAKKEIYTEIKIYATPEKIWNILTDFSNYHSWNPFIDQISGEILEEKKIQVKINPVGGNPMQFKPTLQHIEINHKLSWLGIFLFKGLFDGLHQFEIIDNNDSSIQFIQKENFSGLLVSLFNLDKTRLGFEAMNQALKQKAEL
- a CDS encoding alpha/beta hydrolase; the encoded protein is MSRKWFLLLIVLIFNSNLYSQMKESDIELNTTTGNIFGTLTEPEKMAHKIPIVLIIAGSGPTDRNGNNPFMSNNSLKYLADSLANHNIASVRYDKRGVGASIASGTKEEDVRFNNYIDDAVKWIKLLNSKNKYSKVIVFGHSEGSLIGMIAAKIGNANMFISMAGAGESADEILKNQLSSQPLIVQKNSFPIIDSLKHGKLVSNIPESLNTLFRPSVQPYMISWFKYDPQFEIKKLNIPILILQGDNDIQIGVKDAENLHAANSKSQLIILKNVNHIMKTIVDRERQANIATYNNPDLPISELLVTDIVKFIND
- a CDS encoding Crp/Fnr family transcriptional regulator → MFDFTDSLKAHFPYVEKEELEIIQSLFSFEKYAKNSFYLKEKRRCEKLSFIQTGLIRIFKQTDNKEITQWICTEGHLVSEIGSFLFDYDSRWSFQFLTDSELFTIQKTDYNRLIEKIPRWHFIEKQLLAQCFLTMENRIFKQLALSAEERYQDFFQDNSELFNQVPLQYLASMLGMTPETFSRIRKKSLH
- a CDS encoding toxic anion resistance protein → MAFQDLSLINTPEENGNEKPVFTQEEQKKIEDYKKSIDFSNTTGIIQYGLSSQNKVSAFSDEILRQVKTQDLGSAQDILLDLKNNVKNFDEEANKKSIFPFFDNIGKKIRRLKDQYASVEKNIHQIELKLEQHYQGLMKDINVLDKLFVQNQQYFKDLSLYIEAGDQKLLEANNEMLPAIKAEAEASNDQAKIQEYKDLQQQLERFDKKLHDLKLTRMVILQTAPQIRLVQSNSSALMEKIQSSIVNTLPLWKNQMVLTLGIAHSQQALAAQKAVTDATNELLRKNSEILKQTTIDVAKETERGIVDIETITTANNNIISTIDEVLRIQQEGREKRRAVETQLLEAENNLKTRLLKTGN